A portion of the Kribbella jejuensis genome contains these proteins:
- a CDS encoding hydroxypyruvate isomerase family protein yields the protein MSHQLRYTVNCSLLFTELPLLERPAAAKRAGFSAVEFWWPFVEAVPPDRQVEAFVNAVTDAGVQLTGLNFFAGDMPGGDRGLVSWPKRSGEFRDNIDVTVGIGERLGAQGFNALYGNRVDGATEQEQDELAVENLGLAARAAARIGATVLLEPVSGAPRYPLKFAADALGVIDRVQAAYDVPNLGLLLDLYHLAVNGDDADRVIADHTDRVAHVQIADDPGRNEPGTGTLPLDAQLTALEANGYAGWVGLEYKPSTTSEASFGWLPYERR from the coding sequence ATGAGTCACCAGTTGCGGTACACCGTGAACTGCTCGTTGCTCTTCACCGAGCTGCCCCTGCTCGAGCGGCCTGCCGCCGCCAAGCGGGCCGGGTTCAGCGCGGTGGAGTTCTGGTGGCCGTTCGTCGAGGCTGTCCCGCCGGACCGCCAGGTCGAGGCGTTCGTGAACGCGGTGACCGACGCGGGGGTGCAGTTGACCGGCCTGAACTTCTTCGCCGGCGACATGCCGGGCGGCGACCGCGGCCTGGTGTCGTGGCCGAAGCGCTCCGGTGAGTTCCGCGACAACATCGACGTCACCGTGGGCATCGGCGAGCGGCTCGGCGCGCAGGGCTTCAACGCCCTGTACGGGAACCGCGTCGACGGCGCCACCGAGCAGGAGCAGGACGAGCTCGCGGTCGAGAACCTCGGCCTGGCCGCCCGGGCCGCCGCGCGGATCGGCGCGACCGTACTGCTCGAGCCGGTCAGCGGCGCCCCGCGGTACCCGCTCAAATTCGCGGCCGACGCGCTCGGCGTGATCGACCGCGTCCAGGCAGCGTACGACGTACCGAACCTCGGACTGCTGCTGGACCTGTACCACCTCGCCGTCAACGGCGACGACGCCGACCGGGTGATCGCGGACCACACCGACCGGGTCGCGCACGTACAGATCGCCGACGACCCGGGCCGCAACGAGCCCGGTACCGGCACCCTCCCGCTCGACGCCCAGCTGACCGCCCTCGAGGCGAACGGCTACGCCGGCTGGGTCGGGCTCGAGTACAAGCCGTCCACCACCTCAGAAGCAAGCTTCGGCTGGCTGCCGTACGAGCGCCGCTGA
- a CDS encoding 2-hydroxy-3-oxopropionate reductase translates to MTNIAFIGLGIMGNPMAVHLANAGHSVTGVDHSSERTAALVEAGGRAVGSIAEAVKGADVICVMVPDSPDVQDVLAGENGVFQNAETGALIIDFSSIRPDVTQQLAEQARALGFRLLDAPVSGGEAGAKNAALSIMVGGEADDFAQAKPVFDAVGKTVVHVGPSGSGQTVKAANQLIVAANIQAVAEAVVFLEAYGVDTKAALEVLGGGLAGSAVLNQKKENMLSRSFEPGFRIDLHHKDMGIVTAAAREAGVVVPLGALVAQLVASARANGDGKLDHSALLRGVERLSGKVNS, encoded by the coding sequence ATGACGAACATCGCCTTCATCGGCCTCGGCATCATGGGCAATCCGATGGCCGTGCACCTGGCCAACGCCGGGCACTCCGTGACCGGCGTCGACCACAGCTCCGAGCGCACCGCCGCACTGGTCGAGGCCGGCGGCCGGGCCGTCGGTTCGATCGCCGAGGCGGTCAAGGGCGCCGACGTGATCTGCGTGATGGTGCCCGACTCGCCGGACGTCCAGGACGTCCTGGCCGGCGAGAACGGGGTCTTCCAGAACGCCGAGACCGGCGCGCTGATCATCGACTTCTCCAGCATCCGGCCGGACGTCACCCAGCAGCTCGCCGAGCAGGCTCGCGCGCTCGGGTTCCGGCTGCTCGACGCCCCGGTCTCCGGCGGCGAGGCGGGCGCGAAGAACGCCGCGCTGTCGATCATGGTCGGCGGCGAGGCGGACGACTTCGCGCAGGCCAAGCCGGTCTTCGACGCGGTCGGCAAGACCGTCGTGCACGTCGGCCCGAGCGGCTCCGGCCAGACCGTGAAGGCGGCCAACCAGCTGATCGTGGCCGCGAACATCCAGGCGGTCGCGGAGGCGGTCGTGTTCCTGGAGGCGTACGGCGTCGACACCAAGGCGGCCCTCGAAGTACTGGGTGGCGGCCTGGCGGGTTCGGCCGTACTGAACCAGAAGAAGGAGAACATGCTGTCGCGCTCCTTCGAGCCCGGATTCCGGATCGACCTGCACCACAAGGACATGGGCATCGTCACCGCGGCCGCGCGCGAAGCGGGTGTCGTCGTACCGCTGGGTGCCCTGGTGGCGCAGCTGGTCGCGTCCGCCCGTGCGAACGGCGACGGCAAGCTCGACCACTCCGCGCTGCTCCGCGGCGTCGAGCGGCTGTCCGGAAAGGTGAACTCATGA
- the gcl gene encoding glyoxylate carboligase has translation MTRMRAVDAAVLILEKEGATQAFGLPGAAINPFYSAMRAHGGIKHVLARHVEAASHMAEGYTRAKAGNIGVCIGTSGPAGTDMITGLYSAAADSIPILCITGQAPVAKLHKEDFQAVDISAIAKPVAKWAVTVMEAAQVPGTFQKAFQVMREGRPGPVLIDLPIDVQLTEIDFDIDTYEPLPVSRPAATRAQAEKVLSMLAEAARPLIVAGGGIINADAADLLVEFAELTGIPVVPTLMGWGAIADDHPLSAGMVGLQTSHRYGNATLLASDLVLGIGNRWANRHTGGLDVYRGSRKFIHVDIEPTQIGRVFAPDYGVVSDARAALEVFVEVARERADSIPDRTVWAAECRERRTTLQRKTHFDAVPIKPQRVYEEMNRAFGPDVRYVSTIGLSQIQAAQMLHVYRPRHWINAGQAGPLGWTVPATLGVATADPESTVVALSGDYDFQFLIEELAVGAQFNIPYIHVVVNNSYLGLIRQAQRNFDMDYCVQLSFENVNSPEVAGYGVDHVKVVEGLGCKALRVSEPDGILPALEQAKKLMVEYRVPVVVEVILERVTNVSMGVEIDNVIEFEDLAIAPEDAPTALALLD, from the coding sequence ATGACGCGGATGCGGGCGGTCGATGCCGCCGTACTGATCCTGGAGAAGGAAGGCGCGACGCAGGCGTTCGGTCTGCCGGGCGCCGCGATCAACCCGTTCTACAGCGCGATGCGCGCGCACGGCGGGATCAAGCACGTACTCGCCCGGCACGTCGAGGCCGCGTCGCACATGGCCGAGGGCTACACCCGGGCGAAGGCCGGCAATATCGGCGTCTGCATCGGTACGTCGGGACCGGCCGGTACCGACATGATCACCGGGTTGTACTCCGCCGCCGCGGACTCGATCCCGATCCTGTGTATCACCGGGCAGGCGCCGGTCGCGAAGCTGCACAAGGAAGACTTCCAGGCCGTCGACATCTCCGCGATCGCGAAGCCGGTCGCGAAGTGGGCGGTCACCGTGATGGAGGCCGCGCAGGTCCCGGGCACCTTCCAGAAGGCGTTCCAGGTGATGCGCGAAGGCCGTCCGGGTCCGGTGCTGATCGACCTGCCGATCGACGTCCAGCTGACCGAGATCGACTTCGACATCGACACCTACGAGCCGCTGCCGGTGTCGCGTCCCGCAGCCACCCGCGCGCAGGCCGAGAAGGTGCTGTCGATGCTTGCGGAGGCCGCTCGGCCGTTGATCGTCGCCGGTGGCGGGATCATCAACGCGGACGCGGCGGACCTGCTCGTCGAGTTTGCGGAGCTCACCGGCATTCCGGTCGTACCGACGCTGATGGGCTGGGGTGCGATCGCCGACGACCACCCGCTCAGCGCGGGCATGGTCGGTCTGCAGACGTCCCACCGGTACGGCAACGCGACACTGCTGGCGTCGGACCTGGTCCTCGGCATCGGCAACCGGTGGGCGAACCGGCACACCGGTGGCCTGGATGTGTATCGCGGCTCGCGCAAGTTCATTCACGTGGACATCGAGCCGACCCAGATCGGGCGGGTGTTCGCACCCGACTACGGCGTCGTGTCGGACGCCCGCGCGGCGCTGGAGGTCTTCGTCGAGGTCGCCCGGGAGCGGGCGGATTCCATACCAGACCGTACGGTATGGGCCGCGGAGTGCCGCGAGCGTCGTACGACGCTGCAGCGCAAGACGCACTTCGACGCGGTGCCGATCAAGCCGCAGCGGGTGTACGAGGAGATGAACCGCGCGTTCGGGCCGGACGTCCGGTACGTGTCGACGATCGGGCTGTCGCAGATCCAGGCCGCGCAGATGCTGCACGTGTACCGGCCGCGGCACTGGATCAACGCCGGACAGGCCGGTCCGCTCGGCTGGACCGTACCGGCCACGCTCGGGGTCGCGACCGCGGATCCGGAGAGCACGGTCGTTGCGCTGTCGGGTGACTACGACTTCCAGTTCCTGATCGAGGAGCTCGCGGTCGGGGCGCAGTTCAACATCCCGTACATCCACGTCGTCGTGAACAACTCCTACCTCGGCCTGATCCGCCAGGCACAGCGGAACTTCGACATGGACTACTGCGTGCAGCTGTCCTTCGAGAACGTCAACAGCCCGGAGGTCGCGGGGTACGGCGTCGACCACGTCAAGGTCGTCGAAGGCCTCGGCTGCAAGGCGCTGCGGGTGTCCGAGCCGGACGGGATCCTGCCGGCGCTGGAGCAGGCGAAGAAGCTGATGGTCGAGTACCGGGTGCCGGTCGTCGTCGAGGTCATCCTGGAGCGGGTCACGAACGTCTCGATGGGGGTCGAGATCGACAACGTGATCGAGTTCGAGGACCTGGCGATCGCGCCCGAGGACGCGCCCACGGCGCTGGCATTGCTGGACTGA
- a CDS encoding glycerate kinase codes for MGTASFEGFGLRVVVASDKFKGTLTSAEVAEAVGAGVQRVCPDATVISVPVADGGDGTLSAAVAAGYTPFPVTASGPTGELVRTSYARRGKTAVVELADVSGLVRLPGGRPAPLTATSYGTGEVIAAAVDAGCTRIILGIGGSASTDGGRGLIEALGGRLFGNNSALRDEKLPKTGGSLPLATLRRRLEGVQIMVACDVDNPLTGPRGAAAVYGPQKGATQEQVLQLDAALSEWADLVARETGADLRNVPGAGAAGGVGFAAIALLGAELRPGIDLMLELVRFSEQLSGADLVVTGEGALDEQTLHGKAVAGVAAAVRALASPTHRPTSAGVTTTQSEVPVVAVCGVNRLSPEQLKEIGVAAAYALTDVEPDVRRCIAEPRPLLEELGERIAVEHLTMTRRERGIA; via the coding sequence ATGGGCACCGCGTCGTTCGAGGGGTTCGGCCTGCGGGTCGTCGTTGCCTCGGACAAGTTCAAGGGAACACTGACCAGTGCCGAGGTCGCGGAAGCGGTCGGCGCCGGGGTACAACGAGTCTGCCCCGACGCCACCGTGATCTCGGTACCGGTAGCCGACGGCGGCGACGGCACCCTGTCCGCCGCCGTCGCCGCCGGCTACACCCCCTTCCCCGTCACCGCCTCCGGCCCCACCGGCGAACTCGTCCGCACGTCGTACGCCCGGCGAGGCAAAACAGCGGTAGTAGAACTGGCCGACGTCTCCGGCCTGGTCCGTCTCCCCGGCGGCCGGCCCGCACCCCTCACGGCAACGTCCTACGGCACAGGAGAAGTAATAGCCGCAGCCGTAGACGCCGGCTGCACGCGCATCATCCTGGGCATCGGCGGAAGCGCGTCAACGGACGGCGGCCGCGGTCTGATCGAAGCGCTCGGCGGACGGCTTTTCGGTAATAATTCGGCGCTCCGCGACGAAAAACTTCCGAAGACCGGCGGCAGCCTACCCCTCGCGACCCTCCGGCGACGGCTCGAGGGCGTCCAGATCATGGTCGCGTGCGATGTCGACAACCCACTGACCGGACCTCGCGGAGCAGCAGCTGTGTACGGCCCGCAGAAGGGTGCTACGCAGGAGCAGGTGCTGCAGTTGGATGCCGCCCTGAGCGAATGGGCCGATCTGGTGGCTCGGGAGACCGGGGCGGATCTGCGCAACGTGCCGGGCGCGGGGGCGGCTGGTGGGGTTGGTTTTGCGGCGATCGCGCTGCTCGGTGCGGAGCTGCGGCCCGGGATCGACCTGATGCTGGAGCTGGTTCGGTTCAGCGAGCAGCTCTCCGGTGCGGACCTGGTCGTCACCGGCGAAGGCGCCCTCGACGAACAGACCCTCCACGGCAAAGCGGTAGCCGGAGTCGCAGCAGCCGTCCGCGCCCTTGCCTCGCCGACACACCGACCGACAAGCGCGGGCGTGACCACGACCCAGTCAGAGGTTCCGGTGGTCGCGGTGTGCGGGGTCAATCGGTTGTCACCGGAGCAGCTGAAGGAGATCGGCGTCGCGGCAGCGTATGCGCTGACGGATGTCGAACCCGACGTACGGCGCTGCATCGCCGAACCCCGGCCGTTGCTCGAAGAACTCGGCGAACGGATCGCGGTCGAGCACCTTACGATGACACGAAGGGAGAGAGGGATCGCATGA
- the allB gene encoding allantoinase AllB, whose translation MMDLVLRARRVVRGGAEQAAAIGIRDGRIVAISPYDAELDAATELHLAHDEVLLPGLVDSHVHVNDPGRTDWEGFTSATKAAAAGGVTTIIDMPLNSIPPTCDVPALTLKRKTAETQAYVDVGFWGGAIPGNVPELRPLHDAGVFGYKCFLLHSGVDEFPPLDATQLEAAMREIASFDGLLIVHAEDAHRIDEATQPDGASYEAFLDSRPRTAENEAVQQVIDLARETGCRVHILHVSSAEVLPLLAKARADGVRISAETCPHYLTFDAEEIPDGATQYKCCPPIREAANRELLWDGLRDGTIDQIVSDHSPSTIDLKHLDTGDFGTAWGGIASLQLGLPAIWTEARRRGFTLVDVIRWMAEAPADQTGLSTKGRIELGYDADLCVLAPDETFTVNAYQLQHKNAITPYDGRTLTGVVRGTWLHGVPVDLAADPRGRLLTRGER comes from the coding sequence ATGATGGATCTCGTGCTACGAGCCCGTCGGGTGGTACGCGGCGGTGCGGAGCAGGCGGCTGCGATCGGGATCCGGGACGGGCGGATCGTCGCGATCTCGCCGTACGACGCGGAGCTCGACGCCGCGACCGAGCTCCACCTCGCCCACGACGAAGTACTCCTGCCAGGGCTCGTCGACTCCCACGTGCACGTCAACGACCCCGGCCGCACCGACTGGGAAGGCTTCACGTCCGCGACCAAGGCCGCGGCGGCCGGCGGCGTCACCACGATCATCGACATGCCGCTGAACAGCATCCCGCCGACCTGCGACGTCCCGGCCCTCACACTCAAGCGGAAGACCGCGGAGACCCAGGCATACGTCGACGTCGGCTTCTGGGGCGGCGCGATCCCGGGCAACGTCCCCGAGCTACGCCCGCTGCACGACGCCGGCGTCTTCGGGTACAAGTGCTTCCTGCTGCACTCCGGCGTCGACGAGTTCCCACCGCTCGACGCGACCCAACTCGAGGCCGCGATGCGCGAGATCGCGAGCTTCGACGGCCTGCTGATCGTGCACGCCGAGGACGCCCACCGCATCGACGAGGCGACCCAGCCCGACGGCGCCAGCTACGAAGCCTTCCTCGACTCCCGCCCGCGGACGGCCGAGAACGAGGCCGTGCAGCAGGTCATCGACCTTGCCCGGGAGACGGGCTGCCGCGTCCACATCCTGCACGTCTCCAGCGCCGAGGTCCTCCCGCTGCTCGCGAAGGCCCGCGCCGACGGCGTCCGGATCAGCGCCGAGACCTGCCCGCACTACCTGACCTTCGACGCGGAGGAGATTCCCGACGGCGCCACGCAGTACAAGTGCTGTCCGCCGATCCGTGAGGCCGCGAACCGCGAGCTGCTCTGGGACGGCCTCCGCGACGGCACCATCGATCAGATCGTGTCCGACCACTCGCCGTCCACGATCGACCTCAAGCATCTGGACACCGGCGACTTCGGCACTGCCTGGGGCGGCATCGCGTCGCTCCAACTCGGCCTGCCGGCGATCTGGACCGAGGCCCGCCGCCGCGGTTTCACCCTCGTCGACGTGATCCGCTGGATGGCCGAGGCCCCCGCGGACCAGACCGGCCTGAGTACGAAGGGCCGGATCGAGCTGGGGTACGACGCCGACCTCTGCGTCCTCGCCCCCGACGAGACCTTCACCGTCAACGCGTACCAGCTCCAGCACAAGAACGCGATCACGCCGTACGACGGCCGCACGCTGACCGGTGTCGTCCGCGGGACGTGGCTGCACGGCGTACCCGTCGACCTCGCCGCCGACCCGCGCGGTCGCCTGCTGACCCGAGGAGAACGATGA
- a CDS encoding bifunctional allantoicase/(S)-ureidoglycine aminohydrolase, giving the protein MTFYAPKGGLPPQTDLTTDRAVFTEAYAVLPRGTMTDIVTSRLPFWDDTRLWVIARPLSGFAETFSQYIVEVAPGGGSDKPETDPAAEAVLFVVAGNIVLTVAGEKHSLTEGGYAYLPPGGDWTVRNTSDANATFHLVRKAYERVEGIDVPSALVTNEADVEGREMPDTNGAWRTQRFVDPDDVRHDMHVNIVTFEPGGVIPFPETHVMEHGLYVLEGKAIYLLNKDWVEVQEGDFMWLRAFCPQACYAGGPGRFRYLLYKDVNRHPKLTL; this is encoded by the coding sequence ATGACCTTCTATGCCCCGAAGGGTGGTCTGCCCCCGCAGACCGACCTCACCACCGACCGCGCGGTCTTCACCGAGGCGTACGCCGTACTGCCGCGCGGCACGATGACCGACATCGTCACCAGCCGGCTACCGTTCTGGGACGACACCCGGCTGTGGGTGATCGCGCGGCCGCTGTCCGGGTTCGCGGAGACGTTCTCGCAGTACATCGTCGAGGTCGCGCCCGGTGGTGGCAGCGACAAGCCGGAGACCGACCCGGCCGCCGAAGCGGTGCTGTTCGTTGTCGCAGGCAACATTGTGCTGACGGTCGCGGGCGAGAAGCACTCGTTGACCGAGGGTGGGTACGCGTACCTTCCGCCGGGTGGCGACTGGACCGTGCGGAACACCAGCGACGCGAACGCCACGTTCCACCTGGTGCGGAAGGCGTACGAGCGGGTCGAGGGGATCGACGTACCATCTGCGCTGGTGACCAACGAGGCCGACGTCGAGGGCCGGGAGATGCCCGACACCAACGGCGCCTGGCGGACGCAGCGGTTCGTCGATCCGGACGACGTACGGCACGACATGCACGTGAACATCGTGACGTTCGAGCCGGGCGGGGTGATCCCGTTCCCCGAGACGCACGTGATGGAACACGGCCTGTACGTGCTCGAAGGCAAGGCGATCTACCTGCTGAACAAGGACTGGGTGGAGGTGCAGGAGGGCGACTTCATGTGGCTGCGCGCCTTCTGCCCGCAGGCCTGCTACGCCGGTGGTCCCGGTCGGTTCCGTTACCTGCTCTACAAGGACGTCAACCGGCACCCGAAACTCACGCTATGA
- a CDS encoding GNAT family N-acetyltransferase, translating to MGYALGELGLRRWRTGDALRLASAHDDPAMADQGGIVDRASAVAWIGRVADLDNGHVYAVVDADDHPIGCVGVTNIDRHRVGWTWYWTLSEVRGHGVARDALRALAGWAHHDAGLYRLELSHRLNNPASCAVAAGAGFLSEGIERHRLAFDGTRYDVERHARLVTDPLTSPQRPVRVIA from the coding sequence ATGGGATACGCGCTCGGGGAGCTGGGGCTGCGGCGGTGGCGGACTGGTGATGCGTTGCGGCTGGCGTCGGCGCACGACGATCCGGCGATGGCGGACCAGGGCGGGATCGTGGACCGGGCGTCCGCGGTCGCCTGGATCGGGCGGGTCGCGGACCTCGACAACGGGCACGTGTACGCGGTCGTGGACGCCGACGACCACCCGATCGGGTGCGTCGGGGTGACGAACATCGACCGGCACCGGGTCGGCTGGACCTGGTACTGGACGCTCTCGGAAGTGCGCGGCCACGGGGTCGCCCGCGACGCCCTCCGCGCGCTGGCCGGCTGGGCCCACCACGACGCGGGCCTCTACCGGCTGGAACTGAGCCACCGCCTCAACAACCCGGCGTCCTGCGCGGTAGCTGCCGGCGCAGGCTTCCTCTCCGAAGGCATCGAACGCCACCGCCTCGCCTTCGACGGCACCCGGTACGACGTGGAACGCCACGCCCGCCTGGTCACCGATCCCCTGACCTCACCTCAGCGCCCGGTGCGGGTCATAGCGTGA
- a CDS encoding SDR family NAD(P)-dependent oxidoreductase, which translates to MGYLDFRDQVVVVTGASSGIGAAAAVGFAETGATLALHYHRNEEGAKHTVGAVQTAGGTASLHQADLADSKSADTFIDEVLAQHGRIDVLVNNAGDLVHRSPIADVPDEEFHRILDVNLTSVFALSRRVVPVFKAQGGGSIINVTSIAGRTGGAGGSVVYATSKGAVSTFTRGLAKELAPDGIRVNAIAPGVIKTPFHDRHTGDAQMQGMLATIPMGRTGTPHECVGTILFLASERMASYVTGQIIEVNGGQLTP; encoded by the coding sequence ATGGGATATCTGGATTTCAGGGATCAGGTTGTGGTGGTGACCGGGGCTAGTAGTGGGATCGGGGCCGCGGCGGCGGTGGGGTTTGCGGAGACGGGGGCGACGCTGGCGCTGCACTACCACCGGAACGAGGAAGGTGCGAAGCACACCGTCGGGGCGGTGCAGACCGCGGGCGGTACGGCGTCTCTGCACCAGGCGGACCTCGCCGATTCGAAGTCGGCGGACACGTTCATCGACGAGGTACTCGCTCAGCACGGGCGGATCGACGTACTCGTGAACAACGCCGGTGACCTGGTCCACCGGTCGCCGATCGCCGACGTACCGGACGAGGAGTTTCACCGGATCCTGGACGTCAACTTGACCTCGGTGTTCGCGCTCAGCCGGCGGGTCGTCCCGGTGTTCAAGGCGCAGGGCGGCGGCTCGATCATCAACGTCACGTCGATCGCGGGGCGGACCGGCGGCGCGGGCGGTTCGGTGGTCTACGCCACGTCGAAGGGTGCAGTCAGTACGTTCACCCGCGGGCTCGCGAAGGAGCTCGCGCCGGACGGGATCCGGGTGAACGCGATCGCGCCCGGCGTGATCAAGACTCCGTTCCACGACCGGCACACCGGCGACGCGCAGATGCAGGGCATGCTCGCGACCATCCCGATGGGCCGCACAGGTACGCCGCACGAATGCGTCGGCACCATCCTGTTCCTCGCCTCCGAACGAATGGCGTCGTACGTGACCGGCCAGATCATCGAGGTCAACGGCGGCCAATTGACGCCGTAG
- a CDS encoding FkbM family methyltransferase translates to MGLRADSRYDEADAGVRLLYGDGAVVLEVPVVRLDDWVREHELDRLDVVKLDIEGAELAALSGGSHTFKRLQPRAVLVEDKRPEARPRLHALLDELGYVPTGEVLDNNALFRPAPQS, encoded by the coding sequence TTGGGTCTGCGGGCGGACAGCCGGTACGACGAGGCCGACGCCGGCGTGCGGTTGCTGTACGGCGACGGCGCCGTGGTGCTGGAGGTGCCCGTCGTACGGCTGGACGACTGGGTGCGCGAGCACGAGCTCGACCGGCTGGACGTGGTGAAGCTCGACATCGAAGGCGCCGAGCTCGCGGCGCTGTCCGGTGGATCGCACACGTTCAAGCGATTGCAGCCGCGGGCGGTGCTTGTGGAGGACAAGCGACCGGAAGCTAGGCCGCGGCTGCACGCCTTGCTGGACGAGTTGGGGTACGTGCCGACCGGTGAAGTGCTCGACAACAACGCACTCTTCCGGCCGGCGCCTCAGTCATAA
- a CDS encoding ABC transporter permease produces the protein MMWVFADSWTIARRTFLHWRMQPGLVVFTWFFPVLMLLLFGGLLGGAMATDSSYYELLVPGIFALAMLFGLEGTMTAVATDVSKGVTDRFRSLPMSSAAVVLGRCIADLLDSVVTLAVLVGTGLILGWRWHEGLLSALGAFGLLLLLRFALLWVGIFIGLSVKNAQSVTMVQVLVWPIGFLSSTFVATSTMPAWLGTIAQWNPLSATATAARTLFGNPDPSTTTTWIGSHATVAAVIAPLVLTAIFLPLSAHRFRTLSR, from the coding sequence ATGATGTGGGTGTTCGCGGACAGTTGGACGATCGCGCGACGGACCTTCCTGCACTGGCGGATGCAGCCGGGGCTGGTGGTGTTCACGTGGTTCTTCCCGGTGCTGATGTTGTTGCTGTTCGGCGGTTTGCTGGGCGGCGCGATGGCGACGGATTCGTCGTACTACGAGTTGCTGGTGCCGGGGATCTTCGCGCTGGCGATGCTCTTCGGGCTGGAGGGCACGATGACGGCCGTCGCCACGGATGTGTCGAAGGGGGTGACGGACCGGTTCCGCTCGCTGCCGATGAGCTCGGCCGCGGTGGTGCTCGGGCGTTGTATCGCAGACCTGCTCGACTCGGTCGTCACGCTCGCGGTGCTGGTAGGGACCGGTCTGATCCTGGGTTGGCGCTGGCACGAGGGTCTGCTGTCCGCGTTGGGCGCCTTCGGTCTGCTCCTGTTGCTGCGTTTCGCTCTCTTGTGGGTAGGCATCTTCATCGGCCTCTCGGTGAAGAACGCCCAGAGCGTCACGATGGTGCAGGTCCTGGTCTGGCCGATCGGATTCCTCTCCAGCACCTTCGTCGCCACCTCCACGATGCCGGCGTGGCTGGGCACCATCGCCCAGTGGAACCCCCTCTCCGCCACAGCCACCGCCGCCCGAACCCTCTTCGGCAACCCCGACCCCTCGACCACCACCACCTGGATCGGTTCACACGCAACGGTCGCCGCAGTCATCGCGCCGCTGGTGCTGACGGCGATCTTCCTCCCGCTCTCCGCACACCGCTTCCGCACGCTGTCGCGGTAA
- a CDS encoding ATP-binding cassette domain-containing protein: protein MATERVIEAVGVRKNYRGGTEGAGLNGFDLEVTAGTVTGLLGPNGAGKTTAVRILSTLLELDSGTATIAGYDVRRQGAEVRRRIGLVGQYAAVDEVLTGRQNLVMFGRLNHLRNAKARADELLERFSLTEASGQAVSKYSGGMRRRLDLAASLIVAPRVLFVDEPTTGLDPAGRIEVWNAVRQLVDGGTTVLLTTQYLEEADQLANRISMLKAGRVVAEGTPDELKTQLGSDRLELVLADPADVPRVVELAAPLADGEVQVTDVRVSVPVRDRTKALVVMANSLHEARIEPEDITLRRPTLDEVFLHLTGAEVAA from the coding sequence ATGGCAACGGAGCGAGTGATCGAGGCCGTCGGCGTACGGAAGAACTACCGCGGCGGCACGGAAGGTGCGGGCCTGAACGGCTTCGACTTGGAGGTCACGGCCGGCACGGTGACGGGCCTGCTCGGCCCGAACGGCGCCGGCAAGACAACCGCGGTGCGGATCCTGTCCACGCTGCTCGAGCTGGATTCCGGTACCGCGACGATCGCCGGGTACGACGTACGCCGGCAAGGCGCCGAGGTACGCCGCCGGATCGGGCTCGTCGGGCAGTACGCCGCGGTCGACGAGGTGCTGACCGGGCGGCAGAACTTGGTGATGTTCGGGCGGCTGAACCATCTGCGCAACGCGAAGGCCCGGGCGGACGAGTTGCTCGAACGGTTCAGCCTGACCGAGGCGTCCGGGCAGGCGGTGAGCAAGTACTCCGGCGGCATGCGCCGGCGGCTGGACCTCGCCGCCAGCCTGATCGTGGCGCCGCGGGTGCTGTTCGTCGACGAGCCGACGACGGGACTGGACCCGGCCGGGCGGATCGAGGTGTGGAACGCCGTACGGCAACTGGTCGACGGCGGTACGACGGTGTTGCTGACCACGCAATACCTGGAGGAGGCGGATCAGCTGGCGAACCGGATCTCGATGCTGAAAGCGGGACGGGTGGTCGCGGAGGGGACGCCGGACGAGTTGAAGACGCAGTTGGGTTCGGACCGGTTGGAGCTGGTACTCGCGGATCCGGCCGACGTACCGCGGGTCGTCGAGCTGGCCGCGCCGCTGGCGGACGGGGAGGTGCAGGTGACCGACGTACGGGTGAGTGTGCCGGTGCGGGACCGGACGAAGGCGCTGGTGGTGATGGCGAACTCGTTGCATGAGGCAAGGATCGAACCGGAGGACATCACGTTGCGGCGGCCGACGCTGGACGAGGTCTTCCTGCACCTGACCGGGGCGGAGGTGGCGGCATGA